From the Esox lucius isolate fEsoLuc1 chromosome 21, fEsoLuc1.pri, whole genome shotgun sequence genome, one window contains:
- the plag1 gene encoding zinc finger protein PLAG1, with product MASGTQGHLDHVPDKARLAAATGRRKRAEGGKPKKNFPCQLCEKAFNSVEKLKVHSYSHTGERPYRCSHQDCTKAFVSKYKLLRHMATHSPEKTHKCTYCEKMFHRKDHLKNHLHTHDPNKEAFACQECGKSYNTKLGFKRHLALHAANSGDLTCQVCLQPFASTGLLLEHLKTHAGKSSGGTKEKKHRCEHCERRFYTRKDVRRHMVVHTGRKDFLCQYCAQRFGRKDHLTRHVKKSHARELLRVKTEPAETLDSPFSCGLAGIVKGELATMSAPHRQLQLNLYGGPLLPQHHFPTMPSLDTEPNPTHPFSLKYQLASNLTSYSVSTLEREQNLKGELETYLMELQSGMPSSSAEGAPLSSASKLDLDSQVGSLGQGSPEEASLSKISAATAAGESLASSSSLLDFSQLFNFLPLNGPPYGHQGASGGVLGGVPYSPEEALSLVQLPTQPLDSHEASGSGGGVSPLHGISSPFNSNLNATTTLPRFHQAFQ from the exons ATGGCCTCGGGAACCCAAGGGCACCTAGACCACGTTCCGGATAAAGCTAGGCTTGCGGCGGCCACAGGGAGGCGAAAGAGAGCAGAGGGGGGGAAACCCAAGAAGAACTTCCCATGTCAGCTGTGTGAAAAGGCCTTCAACAGCGTGGAGAAGCTAAAGGTGCACTCATActcacacacaggagagagacCATACCGGTGCTCCCACCAGGACTGCACCAAGGCCTTCGTCTCCAAATACAAGCTGCTACG GCATATGGCGACACACTCGCCGGAGAAAACCCACAAGTGTACGTACTGTGAGAAAATGTTCCATCGCAAGGATCACTTAAAAAACCATCTTCACACTCACGACCCCAACAAggaggcctttgcctgccaggAGTGTGGAAAGAGCTACAACACAAAACTGGGCTTTAAACGGCACCTGGCCCTGCACGCGGCCAACAGTGGAGACCTCACCTGCCAGGTTTGCCTGCAGCCATTTGCCAGCACAGGCCTACTCTTGGAGCACCTCAAGACCCACGCCGGCAAGTCTTCAGGTGGCACCAAAGAGAAGAAGCACAGGTGCGAGCACTGCGAGCGTCGCTTCTACACGCGAAAGGATGTGCGCCGCCACATGGTGGTGCACACTGGCCGCAAAGACTTCCTGTGCCAATACTGCGCCCAGCGCTTCGGCCGGAAGGACCACCTGACACGTCACGTGAAGAAGAGCCACGCCCGCGAGCTGCTGAGGGTTAAGACGGAGCCAGCTGAAACGCTGGACTCGCCCTTTTCCTGCGGGCTAGCCGGAATCGTCAAGGGCGAGCTGGCCACCATGTCGGCTCCGCACAGACAGCTTCAGCTCAACTTGTATGGCGGCCCTCTCCTGCCTCAGCACCACTTCCCCACCATGCCCTCCTTGGATACAGAGCCTAACCCTACACACCCTTTCTCGCTAAAGTACCAGCTGGCCTCCAACCTTACCTCATACTCTGTCTCCACtctggagagagaacagaattTGAAGGGAGAACTGGAGACATATCTGATGGAACTGCAGAGTGGTATGCCCTCTTCCTCTGCTGAGGGGGCTCCATTGTCCTCTGCCTCCAAACTGGATTTGGACTCCCAGGTGGGCTCATTAGGCCAGGGGTCCCCTGAGGAGGCATCTCTGTCCAAAATCTCGGCAGCAACGGCAGCGGGCGAGTCGCTGGCCTCCTCTTCGTCATTGCTCGACTTCTCCCAGCTCTTCAACTTCCTGCCCTTGAATGGCCCCCCGTATGGGCACCAGGGGGCATCTGGCGGGGTTCTAGGTGGAGTACCTTACTCACCAGAGGAGGCGCTGTCTCTTGTCCAGCTGCCTACCCAGCCCCTGGATTCCCACGAGGCGTCAGGGAGCGGGGGGGGTGTCAGCCCCCTCCATGGTATCTCTTCTCCCTTCAATTCTAATCTGAATGCAACCACCACGCTGCCCCGCTTCCACCAGGCCTTCCAGTGA
- the chchd7 gene encoding coiled-coil-helix-coiled-coil-helix domain-containing protein 7: MDKNMQRMRSQDVNPCIEESDGSQKCLDANNYDKTMCSAYFLRYKNCRKYWHNIMLNRRRDGVKPDMPTAEERQEILAAIGGKPY, encoded by the exons ATGGACAAAAATATGCAAAGGATGCGAAGTCAAGATGTTAACCCATGCATTGAA GAAAGTGATGGCTCGCAGAAATGTTTGGATGCCAATAACTATGACAAGACCATGTGTTCTGcatattttctgagatacaAAAACTGCAGAAAATATTGG CACAACATCATGTTGAATAGGAGAAGAGACGGTGTGAAGCCTGACATGCCCACCGCCGAGGAGCGGCAGGAGATACTAGCGGCAATTGGAGGCAAGCCTTACTAA